A portion of the Marinitoga litoralis genome contains these proteins:
- a CDS encoding diaminopimelate decarboxylase family protein codes for MKRFPFEEEIHQLLENYPTPFYVYDEVGILNSLKKLQSAFSWCDFKEYFAVKATPTPYILRILGENNCGMDCSSLAELYLSEMSGIKGENILFTSNNTPLEEYKKAYELGAIINFDDTGHIDKFVKNIGIPNIASIRYTPKEAFGTEIIGNPINSKFGMPFNKMLEGYKKMKELGVKRFGLHAMLVSNTLDENLIAKNTEIIFKAVNDISNILNIEFEFIDIGGGFGIPYKPDDKELDLPLLSNNIKELYENYFNKFKPKIFTENGRYITGPHGYLITKVLHIKESYKTYVGVDANMANLMRPGMYGAYHHISVLGKDGNYRKYDVVGSLCENNDKFAIDRELPELEEGDILIIHDTGAHGHSMGFNYNGKLRSAEFIYDGNEFKMIRRAQTLEDYFSTIQGGDIYV; via the coding sequence ATGAAAAGATTTCCTTTTGAAGAAGAAATACATCAATTATTAGAGAATTATCCAACACCATTCTATGTATATGATGAAGTAGGAATATTAAACTCTTTAAAAAAACTACAGAGTGCATTTTCTTGGTGTGACTTTAAAGAATATTTTGCTGTTAAAGCAACTCCTACACCATATATTTTAAGAATTTTAGGTGAAAATAATTGTGGAATGGATTGTAGTTCATTAGCGGAATTATATTTGTCAGAAATGAGCGGTATTAAAGGTGAAAATATATTATTTACATCAAATAATACTCCTTTGGAAGAATATAAAAAGGCGTATGAATTAGGAGCTATTATAAATTTTGATGATACAGGTCATATTGATAAATTTGTAAAAAATATAGGTATTCCAAATATAGCGTCTATAAGATATACTCCAAAAGAAGCTTTTGGAACAGAAATAATAGGAAATCCAATAAATTCAAAATTTGGTATGCCATTTAATAAGATGTTAGAAGGGTATAAAAAGATGAAAGAACTTGGAGTTAAAAGATTTGGGTTACATGCAATGCTCGTATCTAATACATTAGATGAAAATTTAATAGCTAAAAATACAGAAATTATATTTAAAGCAGTTAATGATATATCTAATATTTTAAATATAGAATTTGAGTTTATTGATATTGGTGGTGGTTTTGGAATACCATATAAACCAGATGATAAAGAATTAGATTTACCTTTATTAAGTAATAATATAAAAGAATTGTATGAAAATTATTTTAATAAATTTAAACCTAAAATATTTACAGAAAATGGAAGATATATTACAGGTCCTCATGGATATTTAATAACTAAGGTTTTACATATTAAGGAAAGTTATAAAACATATGTTGGAGTAGATGCAAATATGGCTAATTTAATGAGACCTGGAATGTATGGAGCATATCATCATATATCAGTATTAGGAAAAGATGGGAATTATAGAAAGTATGATGTAGTTGGTTCTTTGTGTGAGAATAATGATAAATTTGCTATTGATAGAGAATTACCAGAATTAGAAGAAGGAGATATATTAATTATTCATGATACTGGAGCACATGGACATTCAATGGGATTTAATTATAATGGAAAACTAAGATCTGCAGAGTTTATATATGATGGAAATGAATTTAAAATGATTAGAAGAGCACAAACATTAGAGGATTATTTTTCAACAATACAAGGAGGGGATATTTATGTTTAA
- a CDS encoding aspartate-semialdehyde dehydrogenase — protein sequence MKIGVVGATGEVGRTMVKVLEEQNVEVTELRLFASKKSEGKEIKFKDKSFFVEELTEEKMKEKFDYLLFSAGGSVSKKYAPIASEHGNTVIDNSSAFRMDNNIPLVVPEINGEILKGYTGIIANPNCSTIQMVLALRDVEKKLGISEIFVSTYQAVSGAGNKGITELLEQQNGKNNINHFPEIINNNVIPVIGPILENGFTEEEMKMVNETRKIYDDYSIRVYPTAVRVPVLYGHSESVVFRVKKETTLEEIRELLSSVDNVLYTDGLVTPINVAGTDITYVSRLRQMDEMTFLVWIVADNVRVGAATNAVRILLKHHELNNNKRDE from the coding sequence ATGAAGATTGGAGTTGTAGGTGCCACTGGAGAAGTGGGAAGAACAATGGTAAAAGTATTAGAAGAGCAAAATGTAGAAGTAACTGAATTAAGACTTTTTGCTAGTAAAAAATCAGAAGGAAAGGAAATAAAATTTAAAGATAAATCTTTTTTTGTTGAAGAATTAACTGAAGAAAAAATGAAAGAAAAGTTTGATTATTTACTATTTTCTGCTGGAGGTTCTGTTTCTAAAAAATATGCACCTATTGCTAGTGAACATGGTAATACGGTAATAGATAATTCTTCTGCTTTTAGAATGGATAATAATATACCTCTAGTAGTTCCAGAAATTAATGGTGAAATATTAAAAGGATATACTGGAATAATAGCTAATCCTAATTGTTCTACAATACAAATGGTTTTAGCTCTTAGAGATGTAGAGAAAAAATTAGGAATTTCAGAAATTTTTGTAAGTACATATCAAGCTGTGTCTGGAGCTGGGAATAAGGGTATTACAGAATTATTAGAACAACAAAATGGAAAAAATAATATAAACCATTTTCCTGAAATAATAAATAATAATGTTATACCAGTAATTGGTCCAATATTAGAAAATGGTTTTACTGAAGAAGAAATGAAAATGGTAAATGAAACAAGAAAGATATATGATGATTATAGTATTAGAGTTTATCCCACAGCAGTTAGAGTTCCAGTATTGTATGGTCATTCAGAAAGTGTTGTATTTAGAGTAAAAAAAGAAACAACATTAGAAGAAATAAGGGAGTTATTATCTTCAGTAGATAATGTATTATATACAGATGGTTTAGTAACTCCAATTAATGTGGCTGGTACAGACATAACATATGTCTCAAGATTAAGACAAATGGATGAAATGACATTTTTGGTTTGGATAGTTGCAGATAATGTTAGAGTTGGTGCTGCTACTAATGCTGTAAGAATATTATTAAAACATCATGAATTAAATAATAATAAAAGAGATGAGTGA
- a CDS encoding thymidine kinase produces the protein MSGKFILIVGPMYSGKTSELISFVEIYTLGRKKIKVFKPIIDDRYASNYIVSHTGTKIEAIPINESKEMYNYLDYDEKAVFVDEVQFFDKELKDVILDLIKKGINVYCSGLDLTYKNNPFETTILLSAYADEIIKKKAVCHECGEYSGTISYKIVGNGSEIDVGGFDKYIAVCRDCYEKLNSEK, from the coding sequence ATGTCAGGAAAATTTATTTTAATAGTTGGGCCAATGTATTCTGGAAAAACATCTGAATTAATATCATTTGTAGAAATATATACTTTAGGTAGAAAAAAAATAAAGGTATTTAAACCAATAATTGATGATAGGTATGCTTCAAATTATATAGTTTCTCATACAGGTACAAAAATAGAAGCTATACCAATAAATGAATCTAAAGAAATGTATAATTATTTAGATTATGATGAAAAAGCAGTATTTGTTGATGAAGTACAGTTTTTTGATAAAGAATTAAAAGATGTTATTTTGGATTTAATCAAAAAGGGCATAAACGTATATTGTTCTGGATTGGATTTAACATATAAGAATAATCCTTTTGAAACTACAATATTATTATCCGCATATGCTGATGAAATAATTAAAAAGAAAGCAGTATGTCATGAATGTGGTGAATATAGTGGAACAATTTCATATAAGATTGTAGGAAATGGTTCAGAAATAGATGTAGGTGGATTTGATAAATATATAGCTGTATGTAGAGATTGCTACGAAAAATTAAATAGTGAAAAATAG
- a CDS encoding ComEC/Rec2 family competence protein — protein MPFFVNLFISSISLILIIKGINITTAILFMAVVFFSFKYSFKTKIIMLIILSFIFFRTILLLNIPKNTELGILGKIVDKNNNFYVVKTDKIYFDNNWEIINEKIYFSYNKFSTDKFEIGNKIYIIGEKNNDEFKVEYMANSAEGSIYSLRGFLKNRLYNNFPYENNNILFSVIFGGLRGKNAEVFKNSGLLHLFAVSGFHVYIIYSLLYIIYSKTLIPINTRRILTIIFLIIYLITTGFSDSAIRASFILILIEINKILGLYIDSKNILGLVGVINLLYNPNVIFSVGFLMSYSAALSILFLIERSKNPFLITLSAFLAILPWSIIYFKGFSILGVFLSVVFVPIVYSLMFFSFIYIIIPLPEMINTIVNNYIEVVQSFLKYISDYIMYINLEGNSIVLLYIISILALILFHVLIKIRYREE, from the coding sequence ATGCCATTTTTTGTAAATTTATTTATTAGTTCAATATCTTTGATATTAATAATAAAAGGAATAAACATAACTACAGCCATATTATTTATGGCTGTAGTCTTTTTTAGTTTTAAATATTCTTTTAAAACTAAGATTATAATGCTAATAATATTGTCATTTATTTTTTTTAGAACTATTTTACTACTTAATATTCCTAAAAATACTGAATTAGGTATATTAGGAAAAATAGTAGACAAAAATAATAATTTTTATGTAGTAAAAACAGATAAAATATATTTTGATAATAATTGGGAAATAATAAATGAAAAAATATATTTTTCATATAATAAATTTTCTACAGATAAATTTGAAATAGGAAATAAAATTTATATAATTGGAGAAAAAAATAATGACGAGTTTAAAGTAGAATATATGGCTAATTCAGCAGAAGGATCTATATATTCATTAAGAGGATTTTTGAAAAATAGGCTATATAATAATTTTCCATATGAAAATAATAATATATTATTTTCTGTAATTTTTGGTGGTTTAAGAGGAAAAAATGCAGAAGTATTTAAAAATTCTGGATTATTACATTTATTTGCCGTATCAGGATTTCATGTGTATATAATATATTCACTATTATATATAATATATTCTAAAACATTAATACCTATTAATACAAGACGAATATTAACAATAATTTTTTTAATAATTTATTTAATAACTACGGGATTTTCCGATTCTGCTATTAGAGCATCTTTTATTTTAATATTGATAGAAATTAATAAAATATTGGGGTTATATATAGACTCAAAAAATATTTTAGGTCTTGTAGGTGTAATAAATTTGTTGTATAATCCTAATGTTATTTTTTCTGTAGGATTTTTAATGAGTTATTCTGCAGCTCTTTCAATTTTATTTCTTATTGAAAGGAGTAAAAATCCTTTTTTAATAACACTTTCTGCATTTTTAGCAATTCTACCATGGAGCATTATTTATTTTAAAGGCTTTTCAATTTTAGGAGTTTTTCTAAGTGTTGTTTTTGTACCTATTGTTTACTCATTGATGTTTTTCTCTTTTATATATATAATTATACCTTTACCAGAAATGATAAATACAATTGTAAATAATTATATAGAGGTTGTACAAAGCTTTTTAAAATATATAAGTGATTATATAATGTATATAAATTTAGAAGGTAATTCTATTGTGTTATTATATATAATATCAATTTTAGCACTTATATTATTTCATGTTTTAATTAAAATAAGATATAGGGAGGAATAA
- a CDS encoding 2,3-bisphosphoglycerate-independent phosphoglycerate mutase, translating to MVDRQEFLQNLITKTDSKIVMLVMDGIGDTVVNGKTPLQAAKTPNLDKIATESDLGQTIPVLPGITPGSGPGHLGIFGYDPIKYQIGRGILEALGIDVEVGEKDVVARGNFATIDGDIVVDRRAGRPKTEESARVVEKLKENIKEIDGVKVQFYAGKEHRFVVKLTGEGLDDRIEDADPQKEGLPIKWAHATHPDAERAAEIFTKLMKQIKEVLKDEPKINFALIRGFSKYPNIPQFPEVYKMRAAAIAVYPMYKGLARLVGMDILDVDGETPADEFETLKKHWDEYDFFYIHIKKTDSYGEDGNFDAKVHVIEMVDEALPKLLELNPDVLVVTGDHSTPVAMSGHSWHPVPFMIKSPYTRAGLSKAFDEFEAARGSMGTIYAVDLMGLLLGNARKLDKFGA from the coding sequence ATGGTAGATAGACAAGAATTTTTACAAAATTTAATAACAAAAACAGATTCAAAAATTGTTATGTTGGTAATGGATGGTATTGGAGATACAGTTGTTAATGGAAAAACACCATTACAAGCTGCAAAAACTCCTAATTTAGACAAAATAGCAACAGAATCTGATTTAGGTCAAACAATACCTGTATTACCAGGAATAACTCCAGGTTCAGGACCAGGACATTTAGGTATTTTTGGATACGATCCTATTAAATACCAAATTGGAAGAGGAATTTTAGAAGCATTAGGTATTGATGTTGAAGTCGGAGAAAAAGATGTTGTAGCAAGAGGAAACTTTGCAACAATTGATGGAGATATTGTTGTAGATAGAAGAGCTGGAAGGCCAAAAACAGAAGAATCAGCTAGAGTTGTAGAAAAATTAAAAGAAAACATAAAAGAAATCGATGGAGTTAAAGTTCAATTCTACGCAGGAAAAGAACACAGATTTGTTGTTAAATTAACTGGTGAAGGATTAGATGATAGAATTGAAGATGCTGATCCACAAAAAGAAGGATTACCAATTAAATGGGCACATGCTACACATCCAGATGCAGAAAGAGCAGCTGAAATATTCACAAAATTAATGAAACAAATTAAAGAAGTTTTAAAAGATGAACCAAAAATCAATTTTGCATTAATTAGAGGATTTTCAAAATATCCAAATATTCCTCAATTCCCAGAAGTTTATAAAATGAGAGCTGCTGCAATTGCTGTATATCCAATGTACAAAGGTTTAGCAAGATTAGTTGGAATGGATATTTTAGATGTTGATGGAGAAACACCAGCAGATGAATTTGAAACATTAAAAAAACACTGGGATGAATATGATTTCTTCTATATTCATATTAAAAAGACAGATTCATACGGTGAAGATGGAAACTTTGATGCAAAAGTACATGTTATTGAAATGGTTGATGAAGCATTACCAAAATTATTAGAATTAAATCCTGATGTATTAGTAGTTACAGGAGACCATTCAACTCCAGTTGCTATGAGCGGTCATAGTTGGCATCCAGTACCATTTATGATTAAATCACCATATACAAGAGCAGGATTATCAAAAGCATTTGATGAATTCGAAGCTGCAAGAGGTTCAATGGGTACTATATATGCAGTTGATTTAATGGGATTATTATTAGGTAACGCAAGAAAATTAGATAAATTTGGAGCATAA
- a CDS encoding HAD family hydrolase, producing the protein MIKGVIFDLYGTLINANHLFLPIAKIISKETKYPARLLELKIRDTYNKYFKDYHLKPFKPEREYYKIMFKELKEFLGLKNSIDWYIDEMYKTFIDLKPYDDVDYLNNLKEKGLKIAILSNADDDFVVPSLEKNLFPYDILITSHSTKLYKPDPKIFEYTLNKMNLKKDDVIFVGDNYFVDVIGGNSFGIKSILIKRIFNKFEHPDTIYNLYELEKYI; encoded by the coding sequence ATGATAAAAGGTGTAATATTTGATTTATACGGCACATTAATAAATGCAAACCATTTATTTTTACCTATTGCTAAAATTATTTCTAAAGAAACAAAATATCCTGCTAGATTATTAGAATTAAAAATTAGGGATACATATAATAAGTATTTCAAAGATTATCATTTAAAACCATTTAAACCAGAAAGAGAATATTATAAAATTATGTTTAAGGAATTAAAAGAATTTCTTGGTTTAAAAAATTCTATTGATTGGTATATTGATGAAATGTATAAAACATTTATAGATTTAAAACCATATGACGATGTTGACTATTTAAATAATTTAAAAGAAAAAGGTTTAAAAATAGCTATTTTATCTAATGCTGATGATGATTTTGTTGTACCTTCATTAGAAAAAAATTTATTTCCATATGATATATTAATTACATCACATTCAACTAAATTATATAAGCCAGATCCAAAAATTTTTGAATATACATTAAATAAAATGAATCTAAAAAAAGATGATGTAATATTTGTTGGCGATAATTATTTTGTTGATGTAATAGGTGGAAATAGTTTTGGTATTAAATCAATACTTATTAAAAGAATATTTAATAAATTTGAACACCCAGACACAATATATAATTTATATGAATTAGAAAAATATATCTAA
- a CDS encoding Rossmann-like domain-containing protein, translating into MSLAKKLHEKALENITDDIFIEDFVIGIGETAVKLSDGRTGFVATNKEDTLGKCEEFYKCMGLDGKPESKAEVGMKVKDLLEVGLYSGDPLLRSVTYATVNAIFNKNPERFVVGDTLELMEFNKKDIVGIVGEISPFIDKLRHKVWDVLVFDRQRRHDQILPDWAIIEMLPKCTAVIITGTTIVNGTIDYILNYVNTDRVAISGPSTIMVEDVYPVKILSGSYIEDSEKLFDLIKKGAGTRTLFRSGAARKVNLVF; encoded by the coding sequence ATGTCATTAGCAAAAAAATTACATGAAAAAGCTTTAGAAAACATAACAGATGATATTTTTATTGAAGATTTTGTTATAGGTATTGGAGAAACAGCTGTTAAGTTAAGTGATGGAAGAACTGGTTTTGTTGCTACTAACAAAGAAGATACATTAGGTAAATGTGAAGAGTTTTATAAATGTATGGGATTAGATGGAAAACCTGAAAGTAAAGCAGAAGTGGGAATGAAGGTAAAAGACTTATTAGAAGTTGGATTGTATTCTGGCGATCCATTATTAAGATCTGTTACATATGCTACAGTTAATGCAATTTTTAATAAAAATCCAGAAAGATTTGTTGTTGGTGATACATTAGAATTAATGGAGTTTAATAAAAAGGATATTGTAGGTATTGTTGGTGAAATCTCACCATTTATAGATAAATTAAGACATAAAGTGTGGGATGTATTAGTATTTGATAGACAAAGAAGACATGATCAAATATTACCTGATTGGGCTATTATAGAAATGTTACCAAAATGTACTGCAGTAATAATTACTGGAACAACAATAGTTAATGGAACAATAGATTATATATTAAATTATGTTAATACTGATAGAGTTGCCATTTCTGGTCCTTCAACTATTATGGTAGAAGATGTTTATCCAGTAAAAATATTATCTGGTTCATATATTGAAGATTCTGAAAAATTATTTGATTTAATAAAAAAAGGTGCAGGAACCAGAACATTGTTTAGATCTGGTGCTGCACGCAAGGTAAATTTAGTATTTTAG
- a CDS encoding GAF domain-containing protein translates to MRSILQDLTPEFLKILNKDKIYWLEGWKEYKQNRPKIIREYEKKENLDEEKISQRLNKISRKDFDLFKQDWENNFLEVKKEIVMKLSRNAEKYQLQRGDFVVYIMGLLGLNSHYYIETYYGTVILVDSFYHFLHKKDIRETVDNAILNFITNNPVNEKKALFAKLLSQIEKYIYDNKDINKVMEKIVEILYNNVDYYNWVGFYLTDENDKNMLNLGPYLGEPTEHVKIPFGSGICGQAAATKNTFVVQDVSKESNYLSCSEKTKSEIVVPIIDKSGNVFGELDIDSHKLEPFTVDDSQFLEEIINLFVEKFL, encoded by the coding sequence ATGAGAAGTATTTTACAAGATTTAACACCAGAATTTTTGAAAATTTTAAACAAAGATAAAATATATTGGTTAGAAGGATGGAAAGAATACAAACAAAATAGACCAAAAATAATTAGAGAATATGAAAAAAAAGAAAATTTAGATGAGGAAAAAATAAGTCAAAGATTAAACAAAATATCAAGAAAAGATTTTGATTTGTTCAAACAAGATTGGGAAAATAATTTTTTAGAAGTCAAAAAAGAAATTGTAATGAAATTATCTAGAAATGCTGAAAAATATCAATTACAAAGAGGGGATTTTGTTGTATATATAATGGGATTATTAGGATTAAATTCACATTATTATATAGAAACATATTATGGAACTGTTATATTAGTTGATTCATTTTATCATTTCTTACACAAAAAGGATATAAGAGAAACTGTTGATAATGCTATTCTTAATTTCATAACTAATAACCCAGTTAATGAGAAAAAAGCATTATTTGCTAAGTTATTATCTCAAATAGAAAAATATATATATGATAATAAGGATATTAATAAGGTAATGGAAAAAATTGTTGAAATTTTATATAACAATGTTGACTATTACAACTGGGTAGGATTTTATTTAACAGACGAAAATGATAAAAATATGTTAAATTTAGGTCCATATTTAGGCGAACCTACAGAACACGTAAAAATACCTTTTGGAAGCGGAATTTGCGGTCAAGCAGCAGCGACAAAAAATACTTTTGTAGTACAAGATGTAAGTAAAGAATCAAATTATCTTTCATGTAGTGAAAAAACAAAATCAGAAATAGTTGTTCCAATAATTGATAAAAGCGGAAATGTCTTTGGAGAGCTAGATATAGACAGTCATAAGTTAGAACCATTCACAGTTGATGACTCCCAATTTTTAGAAGAAATTATTAATTTATTTGTTGAAAAATTTCTTTAA
- the dnaA gene encoding chromosomal replication initiator protein DnaA codes for MTNEELLEQLKSKINHNTWEQWFTSAQILDIQEKTVVIGIGNLFVKDFIARKYGSLVSNTLSDILSRKVTAEFTFIPADQSTKKKAGPLIKERPLKLSDFNPEYTFNSFVVGEANRVAYYSALEVANNPGKYNPLFIYGDVALGKTHLLHAIGNHLMENSPDLKVMYVTAEEFMNDLMKSLREEKMDDFRERYRKKIDILLIDDVQFLIGKDMAQGELFHTFNTLFNLGKQIIICSDRTPEELATFHPRLISRFEMGLVVNVDEPDKQTKLKIAKKMAEMSSLYLSDDVVSYLVENIDNNLRRLRGLILNLFFHSKVTGEKVNIETVRKLYSSLKNHKKKIPQTKETLRVLKKNLILEAVIKEYNLTREQLFSPTRKKEISEARQILSFMLKNYGKMKVKDISEFVGKNHSTISQSIKKIEKELTGGNLVLKRKIDDIRKIFEEAEKIQSQTAS; via the coding sequence GTGACGAACGAAGAATTATTAGAACAACTAAAGTCAAAAATAAATCACAACACCTGGGAACAATGGTTTACCTCTGCCCAAATTTTAGATATTCAGGAAAAAACTGTAGTTATTGGTATTGGAAATCTTTTTGTAAAAGATTTTATAGCTAGAAAATATGGTTCTTTGGTTTCCAATACATTATCAGATATACTTTCTAGAAAAGTTACTGCTGAATTTACTTTTATACCTGCTGACCAATCCACTAAGAAAAAAGCAGGACCTTTAATTAAAGAAAGACCTCTTAAATTATCAGATTTCAATCCTGAATATACATTTAATAGTTTTGTTGTTGGAGAGGCGAATAGAGTTGCTTACTACTCAGCTTTAGAGGTAGCAAACAACCCAGGGAAATATAACCCATTATTTATTTACGGAGATGTTGCATTAGGTAAAACTCATTTACTTCACGCTATTGGAAATCATTTAATGGAAAATTCTCCAGATTTAAAGGTTATGTACGTAACAGCAGAAGAATTTATGAATGATTTAATGAAATCATTGCGTGAAGAAAAAATGGATGATTTTCGTGAAAGATATAGAAAAAAAATAGACATATTATTAATTGATGATGTACAATTTTTAATTGGAAAAGATATGGCTCAAGGTGAACTATTCCATACTTTTAATACTTTATTTAATCTTGGAAAACAAATAATAATATGTTCAGATAGAACTCCTGAAGAATTAGCTACATTCCATCCAAGATTAATTAGTAGATTTGAAATGGGATTAGTTGTAAATGTTGATGAGCCAGATAAACAAACAAAATTAAAAATTGCAAAGAAAATGGCAGAAATGAGCTCATTGTACTTATCAGATGATGTTGTAAGTTATTTAGTTGAAAATATAGACAATAACCTTAGAAGACTTAGAGGATTAATTTTAAATCTTTTCTTTCATAGTAAAGTTACTGGAGAAAAGGTTAATATTGAAACTGTTAGAAAGTTATATAGTTCTTTAAAAAATCACAAGAAAAAAATACCTCAAACAAAAGAAACTCTTAGAGTATTAAAGAAAAACTTAATTTTAGAAGCTGTTATTAAAGAATATAATTTAACAAGAGAGCAATTATTCAGCCCAACTAGAAAAAAAGAAATTTCTGAAGCAAGACAAATATTATCTTTTATGCTAAAAAATTATGGCAAAATGAAAGTAAAAGATATTTCAGAGTTTGTTGGAAAAAATCATTCCACTATTAGCCAATCAATTAAAAAGATTGAAAAAGAATTAACTGGTGGAAATTTAGTTTTAAAAAGAAAAATAGATGATATAAGAAAAATCTTTGAAGAAGCAGAAAAAATACAAAGTCAAACAGCAAGTTAA
- a CDS encoding lipoate--protein ligase family protein: MKLNIIKSKNTNIYNNLAIEEYLLNQNIKDIFLFFWKAKDAVVIGKHQNPWREINFDSEYNFDIARRVSGGGAVYHDLGNLNYSVIAPKNYLNSDEIFEYILDALNNIGIDAYRNYKNDLMYKNYKFSGSAFCIKKNNFLHHGTLLINSNLEKIKDILKINPAFNTHATISKPSEIINLKDINYCIDEEIIINNIIRIFSKRIKLQTQYIETHYFRDSELIKKHKSWEWIYGRTPKFTIELENNIYQIENGYIISINGKILNEKEKFDFKNLLLNV; the protein is encoded by the coding sequence ATGAAATTAAATATTATCAAAAGTAAAAATACTAATATATATAATAATCTAGCTATTGAAGAATATTTATTAAACCAAAATATTAAAGACATTTTCTTATTCTTTTGGAAAGCAAAAGATGCTGTAGTTATCGGAAAACATCAAAATCCATGGAGAGAAATTAATTTTGATAGTGAATATAATTTTGATATAGCTAGAAGAGTTTCTGGTGGAGGAGCAGTTTATCACGATTTAGGTAATTTGAATTACTCAGTAATTGCACCAAAAAATTATTTAAACAGTGATGAAATATTTGAATATATATTAGATGCATTAAATAATATAGGAATTGATGCATATAGGAATTATAAAAATGATTTGATGTATAAAAATTATAAATTTTCTGGTAGTGCTTTTTGTATTAAAAAAAACAATTTCCTACATCACGGAACTTTACTTATTAATTCAAATCTTGAAAAAATAAAAGATATATTAAAAATAAATCCAGCATTTAATACTCATGCAACTATTTCAAAACCCTCAGAAATAATTAATTTGAAAGACATAAATTATTGTATTGATGAAGAAATAATAATTAATAATATTATCCGCATTTTTTCTAAAAGAATTAAATTACAAACACAATATATAGAAACTCATTATTTTAGAGATAGCGAATTAATTAAAAAACATAAATCTTGGGAATGGATATATGGTAGAACACCAAAATTTACTATTGAATTAGAGAACAATATTTATCAAATAGAAAATGGATATATTATTTCAATTAATGGAAAAATTTTAAATGAAAAAGAAAAATTTGATTTTAAAAACTTATTATTAAACGTTTAG
- a CDS encoding pyridoxamine 5'-phosphate oxidase family protein — protein MDKNAIMKKLGDLLAETKTGVLAWINKNGYPEMRWMTPCLMPYNKECTYAVTLEDFPKVNDLKTNDKIQWLIQNKSLTEVINIYGKINVIEDALFKSEVLENLSSNLVAIWKLEDDAEFVVLETVIEEIVYYDTMKGIKERINFREE, from the coding sequence ATGGATAAAAATGCTATTATGAAAAAGTTAGGGGATTTATTAGCAGAAACAAAAACAGGTGTTTTAGCTTGGATAAATAAAAATGGGTATCCCGAAATGAGATGGATGACACCATGTTTAATGCCTTACAACAAAGAATGTACGTATGCTGTAACTTTAGAAGATTTTCCAAAGGTGAATGATTTAAAAACTAATGACAAAATTCAATGGTTAATTCAAAATAAGTCTTTAACTGAAGTAATAAACATATACGGCAAAATAAATGTTATTGAAGATGCATTATTTAAATCAGAAGTATTAGAAAATTTATCTTCTAACCTAGTAGCTATATGGAAATTAGAAGATGATGCAGAATTTGTAGTATTAGAAACAGTTATAGAAGAAATAGTATATTATGACACAATGAAAGGTATTAAAGAAAGAATTAATTTTAGGGAGGAATAA